DNA from Daphnia pulicaria isolate SC F1-1A chromosome 3, SC_F0-13Bv2, whole genome shotgun sequence:
GTGTGAGGTCAGTGACCCGTTGATCTTGGTAGCGTCAAGTGATTGTCATCatcacgtcgtcgtcgtgtccGTCAATTTTGATTATATTTCTCTGATTTTTGTGGCTTTTTCGTCGTCGTTCTCGACTCGTTTTAATCTCCACTTGCCTTTGGGACTCTTGCATTTGTGGACGTGAAGGATTGTTCTGGTCAATCATCGTGTGGTCAGCCTCACAGTCAGATCTggattcttatttttgtcgtttttttaattcgcCCACTGCCATTCGTGTTTTTAACTTGGAAGCCAAGGCGATCCTTAGCGATTTGGAGCGGGATCGTGCCTTTTGACTTCTGGCTCGGCCGACTCGCGGGTAAGTTTGGAGCCGATGTGCTCATCTAGTTTTTATATAGATCACATTAGTAATGCGAACGGAAACGTGAGTTGACGGGTGGGTTTTGATTGAGTGCCCTGCTGGGTGAATCATTTGATGGTTATTTGTGGATTGTGTTGCTCTAAGGATGAACCAGACAGCTGAGGAATGTAAAGATCCATTTCCACCATCATCAGCCGGCCACCGCCTAAGCTTGACTGATTTGTTCTGCACGGAGCCGTTTCCGCCGCCATCTCCGACTGCTGTCAGTGCTGCTGTCgccgcagctgctgctgctgcttccggTTTGGAAGGATTTCGATTCAGCCAGTCGCCTCAGAGTCTCCTCGTCAGCTCGACCAATCCTTTCTATGCCGACTTGCTGGCCGACGAGTCCTACCAACTGGCCCAGCCTTACTTGCACGATCAGTTCCAGTGGAAACACAGTCTGCAGCCCAAGTATCGAGTCAACGACTACCTTTCCTACCATCCCAATGTAAGTTTCCAACGCTAGATGGAGTCATCCGTCGAAGACTAGGaatcaaaaatcaatcaattgcaaattcatttgtttttttcttgaataagaattttgattttgaattgtttactTGGTTCATCAGGTAACCTCGGTCATGCGATCGGAACTGATTGGTTGGCTGGGCAAGGTGAACCGTCAATTCGGCTACGACATTGAGACTTTCCTGCTAGCCATCAACTTTGTTGACCGATTTCTGGCCGTCTCTATGGTGTCATCCGATAGCTTGCAGCTCCTTGGATTAGCCGCTATCCTGGTGGCCGCCAAAAAGGTTCGATTTCCgactaaatgttttttttttcttttgagaattaACGAATGATTTACTTGTGCTGTGACCGTGAAGGAGGAACCCAGTCCGCCGGAAATTGACGAATTGGTGGGTCTCAGCGGATACTCTTATTCCGCGCAACTCATCCGCGAAATGGAGATTTGCCTGCTGAAAAAACTCGAGTGAGTCCTGGGGTCAATAATTTAAACTTAGCCAACTAAAAATCGATATTTTCATCCAGTTTTCATTTGTGCGCACCAACGGCTTCGTATTTTTTCGAGTACTACATGACGTTCACGCGGGAGCACAACGCTGATATTCGGTGGGTTTTTAAATAAGTTAGAAAATGAACGCAACTCATATATTTTCTGTTTGAACATCAGCGGCGTCCGTGAAGTGTTCCACCAGTTATTAGAACACAGTTTGGTGCACTACGAGTTGATCCATTATCCGCCGTCGACGGTGGCGGCCGCGGCGCTTTGCCTGGCCCAGCGTTTCTTGCCCAATGTGTTGCCCGTCGAGCCCATCTATTGGTTGGTCGAACTCTTCAGCGGCAGCACGGAATTGGGCGATATCCAGCGCTGTTACGTTGACATGACCCTGTGGCACCACACTTGGCGTCAGCAATCCATTTACTTTGCTCGTATTGCttcctcggctgctgctgctgctgccgccgctgctCAGTCATCGGTCACCACGTCCACCCAATCGACGTCAGCACTTGTGGGTGACGTCTTTGCACCGGTGTCGTACGACCTGTTTGGGTCTGTCGATTTTTGCAAacaatttgccgatttttcCATCACTCCGCACTGAATCGTTCGATTTGATTAGACTACGGTTACGTCAAATTTAGAGATTTATTAATAGCTATATATTTACAAATTCTATTTACACCTGcaccttttctttccaacaCCTAGTCacgttttcttgtttctataatagtctatttatttttcattccaaaGTGCATTCGTTTTTTCCTTGCAGATTCTATTGAAGATGATACTGTTTGTAATGAATTCATATAATTCGTGATATACCCCATTTCCTAATTGTATTTGCAtgcttttccttcattttttttctactattttcaataaatattttttttttctttttcacttaaaCCAAATGATTGTTACAtcagttaaattttttataaatttttcggagactcgttttttttttaagatttaaacTGTGATCACGTAGACAACACACTATTCTTTAGCTTGTCGTGTTCACGTCATTccttttttggccattttaAATTGGAGTTTCTTCACGAAAAACAGTTCTAAAACTTTCACTCTAGATGCTGTAAACATGCAATAATATTTAAGAAAGTTTTTAGAAATATGGGCAATGAACCATTTCATctgaaatgcaaaaaaaagagaagttgAATGTCCTCTGTCAGTGTAACTGAACCACGGAACCAGTTTTGTCAGTTTCATTCACGTTTTTTCACCCCAATATCATTTGGGTTGAGGGGAAGGGGCCTTCCCTACGATCGGGAAGTCTGGAAAGCGACATGAAATCAACAAATCATCTACAATATTAATATTACATTTGCAAAATTGTTGCACACCTACGTTCAATTTACCCAATAAAGCGTACCGTTATACGAGCAGTTTATATAGCTATAGGCTataaagatgaataaatttgCAACAAT
Protein-coding regions in this window:
- the LOC124328340 gene encoding cyclin-O-like, whose product is MNQTAEECKDPFPPSSAGHRLSLTDLFCTEPFPPPSPTAVSAAVAAAAAAASGLEGFRFSQSPQSLLVSSTNPFYADLLADESYQLAQPYLHDQFQWKHSLQPKYRVNDYLSYHPNVTSVMRSELIGWLGKVNRQFGYDIETFLLAINFVDRFLAVSMVSSDSLQLLGLAAILVAAKKEEPSPPEIDELVGLSGYSYSAQLIREMEICLLKKLDFHLCAPTASYFFEYYMTFTREHNADIRGVREVFHQLLEHSLVHYELIHYPPSTVAAAALCLAQRFLPNVLPVEPIYWLVELFSGSTELGDIQRCYVDMTLWHHTWRQQSIYFARIASSAAAAAAAAAQSSVTTSTQSTSALVGDVFAPVSYDLFGSVDFCKQFADFSITPH